The Deinococcus koreensis genome window below encodes:
- the cutA gene encoding divalent-cation tolerance protein CutA — protein sequence MSLVVMVTIPPERAHDLARTLVSEHLAGCVNILPGLQSVYRWQGDVAEDPETMLLIKTSGERYPELEARIKSLHPYEVPEIIALQFDRALPEFQTWLRESLETPR from the coding sequence ATGTCATTGGTCGTGATGGTCACCATCCCCCCCGAACGGGCGCATGATCTGGCGCGTACCCTGGTCAGCGAGCACCTCGCGGGCTGCGTGAACATCCTCCCCGGCCTCCAGAGCGTGTACCGCTGGCAGGGCGACGTGGCCGAAGACCCCGAAACCATGCTGCTGATCAAGACCAGCGGCGAGAGATACCCCGAACTGGAGGCGCGCATCAAGTCGCTGCACCCCTACGAGGTGCCGGAGATCATCGCCCTGCAGTTCGACCGCGCCCTGCCGGAATTCCAGACCTGGCTGCGCGAATCGCTGGAAACGCCCCGCTGA
- a CDS encoding acetyl-CoA carboxylase carboxyltransferase subunit alpha: MTANVDTLRELEARVRDLEGTAQKTGQNLEAALSPLRDEVRRLREGLPAPSRWERVQLARAPGRPTALDYVDRLCTEFLELHGDRRFGDDPALIGGPARWQGIPVMLLLQQKGRDTKSKIKRRFGSANPEGFRKAVRLMDMADKFGLPVVSLVDTQGAYPGLEAEERGQGWAIAESIRRMLSLRVPAVCVVIGEGGSGGALAVAVGNRVLIQENAWYSVISPEGAASIIWKDAAQAPLAAEALKLTAPDLLELGIVEEVIPEPTGGAHLDMDAAALPVGEAVTRHLRELMALNRDDLLRQRGERFRKLGAYTEV, encoded by the coding sequence GTGACCGCGAACGTCGACACCCTGCGCGAACTCGAAGCCCGCGTGCGCGACCTGGAAGGCACCGCGCAGAAGACCGGTCAGAATCTGGAGGCCGCCCTGAGCCCCCTGCGCGACGAGGTGCGGCGGCTGCGCGAGGGGCTGCCCGCGCCCAGCCGCTGGGAACGGGTGCAGCTGGCCCGCGCGCCGGGTCGGCCCACCGCGCTGGACTACGTGGATCGCCTGTGCACCGAGTTCCTGGAACTGCACGGTGACCGCCGCTTCGGTGACGACCCCGCGCTGATCGGTGGCCCCGCCCGCTGGCAGGGCATCCCGGTCATGCTGCTGCTGCAGCAGAAGGGCCGCGACACGAAAAGCAAGATCAAGAGGCGCTTCGGCAGTGCCAACCCCGAGGGCTTCCGCAAGGCCGTGCGCCTGATGGACATGGCCGACAAGTTCGGCCTGCCGGTGGTGTCGCTGGTCGATACCCAGGGCGCCTACCCCGGCCTGGAGGCCGAGGAGCGCGGTCAGGGCTGGGCCATCGCCGAAAGCATCCGCCGGATGCTCTCGCTGCGTGTGCCGGCGGTGTGCGTGGTGATCGGCGAGGGCGGCTCCGGCGGGGCGCTGGCGGTGGCGGTGGGCAACCGCGTGCTGATCCAGGAGAACGCCTGGTACTCGGTGATCTCGCCCGAGGGGGCCGCCTCCATCATCTGGAAGGACGCCGCGCAGGCCCCGCTGGCCGCCGAGGCCCTGAAGCTCACGGCACCCGACCTGCTGGAACTGGGCATCGTGGAGGAAGTGATTCCCGAGCCGACCGGCGGAGCGCATCTGGACATGGACGCCGCCGCCCTGCCCGTCGGCGAGGCCGTGACCCGCCACCTGCGCGAACTGATGGCCCTGAACCGCGACGACCTGCTCCGGCAGCGCGGCGAGCGCTTCCGGAAGCTCGGGGCGTACACGGAGGTCTAG
- a CDS encoding ABC transporter ATP-binding protein encodes MISLTNVTHRYGRHVALRNLTLDLPAGVSGLLGPNGAGKTTLLRALATLHQPQDGEIRILGLNPARAPERLALRRVLGYLPQDFTPYPTFTAFEFVEYIAILKGMKRPAERRTRVLEVLAGVGLEGVAHRRAGGFSGGMRRRLGIAQAIVNRPELLIVDEPTAGLDPAERVRFRHLLASTEARVAVISTHIVEDVTAVAPQVSVLLGGELKYQGSPQGLTDYAQGRVYVGSDLSGTVVQLTDVGPRVLTADPLPGLIACAPTVEEGYLALAGRGA; translated from the coding sequence ATGATCTCGCTGACGAACGTCACCCACCGCTATGGCCGGCACGTCGCCCTCCGGAATCTGACGCTCGACCTGCCGGCGGGGGTCTCGGGCCTGCTGGGCCCCAACGGGGCGGGCAAGACCACCCTGCTGCGCGCCCTGGCGACCCTGCACCAGCCCCAGGACGGCGAGATCCGCATCCTGGGCCTGAATCCCGCACGGGCCCCCGAGCGCCTGGCCCTGCGGCGCGTGCTGGGCTACCTGCCGCAGGACTTCACGCCCTACCCCACCTTCACGGCCTTCGAGTTCGTGGAGTACATCGCCATCCTCAAGGGCATGAAGCGCCCCGCCGAGCGCCGCACCCGCGTCCTGGAGGTGCTCGCCGGGGTCGGGCTGGAAGGGGTCGCCCACCGGCGGGCGGGGGGCTTCTCGGGCGGCATGCGGCGGCGGCTGGGCATCGCGCAGGCCATCGTGAACCGTCCCGAACTGCTGATCGTGGACGAGCCGACCGCCGGCCTCGACCCGGCCGAGCGGGTGCGCTTCCGGCACCTGCTCGCCAGCACCGAGGCCCGCGTGGCGGTGATCTCCACCCACATCGTCGAGGACGTCACCGCCGTCGCCCCGCAGGTGAGCGTGCTGCTGGGCGGCGAGCTGAAATACCAGGGATCGCCGCAGGGCCTCACGGACTACGCCCAGGGCCGGGTGTATGTGGGGAGTGACCTGTCGGGAACCGTCGTGCAGCTCACCGACGTCGGGCCACGGGTGCTCACGGCCGATCCCCTCCCCGGATTGATCGCCTGTGCGCCCACCGTGGAGGAAGGCTATCTGGCGCTGGCCGGGAGGGGGGCGTGA
- the accD gene encoding acetyl-CoA carboxylase, carboxyltransferase subunit beta: protein MALDRFFRRRRPQQTGVDVDMPDLWTQCPNCKEGLYNRDLEANVQVCPKCGHHLRLDAQKRVDALIDPGSWTQLSGRVHPLDRLDFKDTETYAARLERAQRKAGRPDAILTGSGTLLGQGVTLAVMDFAFSGGSMGSVVGEEIARAAEHAAAHGTPLIIVTASGGARMQESALSLMQMAKTTVALEALSARGLPYVSLLTDPTTGGVTASFATIADVIVAEPGALIGFAGPRVIQQTIRQHLPEGFQRAEFLLAHGMVDAVVDRREHRTYLASLLGLLTRTDRAPLEASA, encoded by the coding sequence ATGGCCCTAGACCGTTTTTTCCGGCGTCGTCGCCCACAGCAGACCGGTGTGGACGTGGACATGCCGGATCTGTGGACGCAATGCCCCAACTGCAAGGAGGGGCTGTACAACCGTGACCTCGAAGCCAACGTGCAGGTCTGCCCCAAGTGCGGCCACCACCTGCGCCTGGACGCCCAGAAACGGGTCGACGCCCTGATCGACCCGGGAAGCTGGACGCAGCTCTCCGGCCGGGTGCATCCCCTCGACCGGCTGGACTTCAAGGACACCGAGACCTATGCGGCCCGCCTGGAGCGCGCCCAGCGCAAGGCCGGCCGCCCCGACGCGATCCTGACCGGCAGCGGGACGCTGCTGGGCCAGGGCGTCACGCTGGCCGTGATGGACTTCGCCTTTTCGGGCGGCTCCATGGGCAGCGTGGTCGGCGAGGAGATCGCCCGCGCGGCCGAACACGCGGCCGCCCACGGCACGCCGCTGATCATCGTGACCGCCAGCGGCGGCGCCCGGATGCAGGAAAGCGCCCTGTCGCTGATGCAGATGGCCAAGACCACCGTGGCCCTGGAGGCCCTCTCGGCGCGCGGCCTGCCCTACGTGAGCCTGCTCACCGACCCGACCACCGGCGGCGTGACCGCCAGTTTCGCCACCATCGCCGACGTGATCGTGGCCGAGCCCGGGGCCCTCATCGGCTTCGCCGGCCCCCGCGTGATCCAGCAGACCATCCGCCAGCATCTGCCCGAGGGCTTCCAGCGCGCCGAGTTCCTGCTCGCGCACGGCATGGTGGACGCCGTCGTGGACAGGCGCGAGCACCGCACCTACCTGGCCTCGCTGCTGGGGCTGCTGACCCGCACCGACCGGGCCCCCCTGGAGGCCAGCGCGTGA